A single region of the Amia ocellicauda isolate fAmiCal2 chromosome 8, fAmiCal2.hap1, whole genome shotgun sequence genome encodes:
- the LOC136755195 gene encoding uncharacterized protein LOC136755195, producing the protein MFVCGIKRDSPSTEFSLLCMPNGQGHAMAPSVTCVGEVELNREGYIKIPCTVNINDPKLQLPITDPNGSKCVTGGDDNREITGDGQSPTSDKDSIVSQQTSNGTEEAKTVEEEQDEEEEEEELNGEEEDEGSSDIIEHIVKELRGINRIQEEISDLRQYLTSVRGSVDEVSCCVDAVLTEIEGLRSGVLSQRASCSSTRERDKTVQEELISNLLSEYYTWQEDGQLAQNQDGHLARTETTCQAAASQNVGDQGDQDTSDQSSDIPPQSGCSVYNITCLDRQDFPSTSSLSSGRSSKSNESDLEGQEIFPSKLDVRDESGTREWPEDGMQHSVSFSGDAGWSEEEGYFCQRGMEEEQPEAWDPYGGGETSSTPGQSSVSSSEHLSLLFGRHYPSPSLSTSSLADWRTHALHLSEMERDLGQGIKPTLECECTVACPCSVDPDYHVRQGYADDLGSGPSRSLSCNSTIVFTDCDDCYQEGYSSECCLVADIMDEGSGEPVISWTDQVLQDNEGGFQGAEGGFHLDSDHPFPSLESESTELLNMGFSVKRIGKAVLHFKTALRGAFKKLEGTGPHYPSEENINHLLDSPGSFPQEAPWLEDIHVNGQVPSQCSLTDLQLETFSEVSLGGEYPNTNIPENVLSCTTPSDRLGSSCTVLSHCTTAESFSAEDPAALEPHPEDSCSNSECVPELSPAKPEYSPQDAYHLNKCLINFQSVLKQKRLTRRKLSSRTEGSKPSFSEEELNAE; encoded by the exons ATGTTCGTCTGTGGCATTAAGAGAGATTCCCCCAGCACAGAGTTCTCTCTCCTTTGCATGCCTAATGGCCAGGGTCATGCCATGGCTCCTAGCGTTACCTGCGTAGGTGAGGTGGAACTAAACCGCGAAGGGTACATCAAGATCCCTTGCACTGTGAACATAAACgacccaaaactgcagctccccATCACAGATCCAAATGGTTCCAAGTGTGTGACAGGAGGAGATGACAATCGAGAAATAACTGGAGATGGGCAGAGTCCTACCAGTGATAAGGACTCAATAGTCTCCCAACAGACGTCAAATGGTACTGAAGAGGCAAAGACTGTGGAGGAAGAACAggatgaggaagaggaagaggaggaactAAATGGGGAAGAGGAGGATGAAGGTTCAAGTGACATCATTGAGCATATCGTGAAAGAGCTGCGTGGGATTAACCGGATCCAGGAGGAGATCTCAGACCTGCGACAGTACCTGACCTCTGTGCGTGGGTCGGTAGATGAGGTGTCCTGTTGTGTGGATGCTGTGCTGACAGAAATAGAGGGGCTGCGATCCGGAGTCCTCTCCCAGAGGGCAAGCTGCAGCTCCACCAGGGAGAGAGACAAAACTGTACAGGAGGAGTTAATCAGCAACCTCTTGTCAGAGTATTACACTTGGCAAGAGGATGGTCAGTTAGCGCAAAATCAGGATGGTCATCTTGCACGAACTGAAACCACTTGCCAGGCTGCTGCCTCCCAAAATGTAGGAGATCAAGGAGATCAAGATACTTCTGACCAAAGCTCAGATATTCCACCTCAGTCGGGGTGCAGTGTTTACAATATTACTTGTTTGGATCGCCAGGACTTTCCAAGCACAAGCTCCTTGTCTTCGGGACGTAGTTCTAAGTCCAATGAATCAGATTTGGAAGGGCAGGAGATATTTCCCTCCAAATTGGATGTGCGGGATGAATCTGGGACAAGGGAATGGCCTGAAGATGGTATGCAGCATAGCGTGAGCTTCAGTGGAGATGCAGGATGGAGTGAAGAGGAAGGCTACTTCTGCCAGAGAGGTATGGAAGAAGAACAGCCAGAAGCTTGGGACCCCTATGGAGGTGGAGAAACAAGCAGCACCCCAGGTCAGTCATCTGTGAGTAGTTCTGAACACTTATCCCTTTTGTTTGGCCGGCACTACCCCTCTCCTTCCCTGAGTACATCCAGTCTTGCAGACTGGAGAACACATGCACTGCACTTAagtgagatggagagagacCTTGGACAGGGAATAAAACCCACCCTTGAATGCGAATGTACAGTAGCTTGCCCATGCTCCGTGGACCCGGATTATCACGTCAGACAGGGCTATGCAGATGATTTGGGAAGTGGGCCATCCAGAAGCCTTAGCTGCAATTCAACAATTGTTTTTACGGACTGTGATGACTGTTACCAAGAAGGATACTCCTCTGAATGTTGCCTTGTAGCTGATATTATGGATGAGGGTTCTGGGGAACCGGTTATATCATGGACAGATCAGGTCCTCCAGGACAATGAAGGGGGGTTTCAGGGAGCGGAGGGAGGCTTCCACTTGGACTCTGATCACCCTTTCCCCAGTCTGGAGTCTGAGAGCACAGAGCTCCTCAACATGGGGTTCAGCGTAAAGAGAATCGGGAAAGCTgttctgcattttaaaacagcCCTGAGAGGGGCTTTCAAAAAACTTGAAGGGACTGGCCCCCATTATCCCAGTGAAGAAAACATAAATCATTTACTTGACAGTCCTGGCAGCTTCCCACAGGAGGCACCTTGGTTAGAAGACATCCACGTGAATGGGCAGGTCCCCAGCCAATGCTCTCTCACTGATCTGCAACTGGAGACGTTCAGTGAGGTTTCCCTGGGCGGTGAGTATCCAAACACGAATATTCCAGAAAATGTGTTGTCCTGCACCACACCCTCCGACCGACTGGGCTCGTCGTGCACGGTGCTCTCCCACTGCACCACTGCGGAGTCGTTCTCGGCAGAAGACCCTGCAGCTCTGGAGCCCCACCCTGAGGACAGTTGCTCCAATTCCGAATGTGTCCCAGAGCTCAGCCCTGCGAAGCCTGAATACAGCCCACAGGATGCGTATCATCTAAATAAGTGCCTCATCAACTTCCAGAGTGTCCTGAAGCAGAAGAGACTGACCCGCAGAAAGCTCTCCAGCAGGACTGAAGGGTCCAAGCCCTCCTTCTCTGAGGAAGAATTAAATGCAG AGTGA